A stretch of DNA from Electrophorus electricus isolate fEleEle1 chromosome 18, fEleEle1.pri, whole genome shotgun sequence:
TCTTTTGATCTAGTTCTAATTATGCAGGGACGTTagtcacatttacatttacgggaTTTAGCTGACTAACACTAGCCACGTGTTCCCATTTGAGGCACCAGGGTCACCGTTGGTTCACAATGAGAGCAGAACGCATTTCAGCTTGGTTACCTTGGAGAGTGGCGTGTTTTATCCCATCCAACAGAAATGATGATTTAACACTGACTTCCTCTGTTTAGAAGCAATGTTGTTGATTAACACTGACTTGCTGTCTGTGAATCTTAGTCATAAGAACTTTGTGGCCATTCTCAACCTGCCTGAGGGTCAGCACCAGTACAAGTTCTTCGTGGACGGACAGTGGACGCTGGACCCTGCGCAGGTACAGAACACACTTTGTGTATAAGAGCATTTCCTGTCAACCTTGTTTGTGTTGACAACCAGCAGGGTTCGGGTGGGGTTAACCCTTACTACCCACCTTGTTGTCCTGTGTTCTTTCTAAACCGTCTGCTTCATTTATCTTAATGACTTTAATTACACTAATTACAAATGTCATGTTTCAATGTTTCCTAGCCTGTGGTGACCAGTAAGTCTGGTGTGGTGAATAACGTGATTCAGGTGTGTAAGACAGACTTTGAAGTGTTTGATGCTCTGAAGACCGACTCTGAGAAATGTTCTGACCTGTCAGGTAGAGAACAAACACCACGTgatttataaacattacagtggGGTGGTGTATCTCTAATGATTCTCATCTCTGTCCCAGACGTGTCTGGATCGCCTCCTGGGTCTTACCAGCAGGAGGCGTACTCTAAGAATGAGGAGCGCCTCCTCACACCCCCCATCCTCCCCCCACACCTGCTCCAGGTGCTCCTCAATAAAGACACCGGCATCTCTGTGAGTATCGGACCACCCGGTCATCTTCAATGAGCACACAGGCGTTTTAATTCTGGGTGAAGGCGTCCTTAACGTgtcgtgtgtttgtgctgaacaGTGTGACCCAACTCTGCTTCCTGAACCTAACCACGTAATGCTGAACCATCTTTATGCACTCTCCATCAAGGTACAGATTTAAGAACACTTTTACCACTGTACGCTCATCTGCTGGCTGTAATCCCGCtagtctgtgttttgttaacTTGTTGCCGGGGCAGTCAGGCAGACTGGCGCGTCCTCTATCCCGGCAGGTGGGCGCGGCGGGCCACGTGCCTTCTCTATCCCACTCACCCTCTAAACCTGACAACTTCTGCACAGTTTTTTGTGCGTCTGTGccatgaaagtgtgtgtgactctACCCACG
This window harbors:
- the prkab1b gene encoding 5'-AMP-activated protein kinase subunit beta-1b, with the translated sequence MGNASSERSGEKAQRRENRGAKDVGRPKLLMDNVEDGDIFHGDDAKEFLAWQKDVASDSRFPIPEEHPTVFRWSGPAKDVCISGSFNNWASKIPLSKSHKNFVAILNLPEGQHQYKFFVDGQWTLDPAQPVVTSKSGVVNNVIQVCKTDFEVFDALKTDSEKCSDLSDVSGSPPGSYQQEAYSKNEERLLTPPILPPHLLQVLLNKDTGISCDPTLLPEPNHVMLNHLYALSIKDGVMVLSATHRYKKKYVTTVLYKPV